One genomic window of Actinomycetota bacterium includes the following:
- a CDS encoding methyltransferase domain-containing protein, translating into MTHAHEIREFFNRRAADWDLTQDALTLERSRRLVLSLGIEPGSRVLDVGCGTGVLIPRLLEAVGEEGSVCAVDVAEEMLKVARSKLQRPNLHYLQADIAATPFLDDSFDLVICHNCFPHVADKGRAVREMFRILRPGGRAVISHTEDRETINARHLRLGGAVGGDLLPDEATMRRWFREAGFEVIEIRDGREGYLLEARKPEVTIRCREAGSFPTAASLPENANPC; encoded by the coding sequence ATGACCCACGCGCACGAGATACGGGAGTTCTTCAACCGCCGGGCCGCCGACTGGGACCTGACCCAGGACGCCTTGACCCTCGAGCGCAGCCGAAGACTGGTTCTCTCCCTCGGAATAGAGCCCGGCTCCCGGGTGCTGGACGTGGGCTGCGGGACCGGTGTCCTCATCCCTCGGCTGCTGGAGGCGGTAGGAGAGGAGGGGAGCGTGTGCGCGGTGGACGTGGCCGAGGAGATGCTCAAGGTGGCCCGCTCCAAGCTGCAGCGCCCTAACCTGCACTACCTGCAGGCGGACATCGCCGCCACCCCCTTCTTGGACGATAGTTTCGACCTGGTGATCTGCCACAACTGCTTCCCCCACGTGGCGGACAAGGGGAGGGCGGTCCGCGAGATGTTCCGGATCCTCCGCCCGGGAGGCCGCGCGGTCATCTCCCACACCGAGGACCGGGAGACAATCAATGCCCGGCACCTCCGCCTGGGTGGAGCGGTAGGCGGCGATCTTTTGCCCGACGAGGCGACCATGCGCCGCTGGTTTCGGGAGGCGGGATTTGAGGTAATTGAAATCCGCGACGGCCGGGAGGGTTATCTCCTCGAGGCCCGGAAGCCGGAGGTCACCATCCGCTGCCGCGAGGCGGGGAGCTTCCCGACCGCCGCTTCCCTCCCGGAGAACGCGAACCCGTGTTAA